A single genomic interval of Clostridium facile harbors:
- a CDS encoding AraC family transcriptional regulator — translation MENKLIKKLDVIVRDIRKNPIHMVKFKERIINNSKQKQSVQLDPNKPSISIRKENNFFDDDENITIYLDFLTEQFFPWNTTKTPLKERCKKAKLHQHTHEFFEFYYLHSGTCHIYVDESEFILQPGAIWILNTQLAHNVVLDDETTNLVNILVRKSTFMDSLINMLDTDDLLYQFFVNSIYSPVAQPKYISCQLEEDCDLLFFLYKLLSTYLTQEPNWQSMMKAVLSGFLLELSSLYQKNKVIQSNTKVLNILDLLSYINSHFMTVTLTELSDKFHYSANYISRFISKQTGHGFAETVNKMKLNKAKEMLANSDFSTETIAATLGYSDRRSFERAFKNVFQITPKQYRDQIA, via the coding sequence ATGGAAAATAAATTAATAAAAAAACTGGATGTTATTGTACGGGATATTAGAAAAAATCCTATACATATGGTAAAATTTAAAGAACGCATAATTAATAACTCTAAACAGAAACAATCTGTCCAACTGGATCCCAATAAACCCTCTATATCTATCCGAAAAGAAAACAACTTCTTTGATGATGATGAAAATATTACGATTTATTTAGACTTTTTAACGGAACAGTTTTTTCCCTGGAATACGACAAAAACTCCTTTAAAAGAACGCTGTAAAAAAGCAAAATTACACCAGCATACTCACGAATTTTTTGAGTTTTATTATCTGCATTCCGGAACCTGTCATATCTATGTAGATGAATCTGAATTTATTTTACAGCCAGGGGCAATCTGGATTTTAAATACACAACTTGCCCATAACGTTGTATTAGATGACGAAACAACAAATCTTGTTAATATTTTAGTGCGAAAGTCCACCTTTATGGATAGTTTGATTAACATGCTGGATACAGATGATCTGTTGTATCAGTTCTTTGTCAATTCTATCTATAGTCCAGTTGCTCAACCAAAATATATTTCATGCCAATTAGAAGAGGATTGCGATCTATTATTTTTCCTCTATAAGTTGTTATCTACCTATTTGACTCAAGAACCGAACTGGCAATCTATGATGAAGGCGGTTTTAAGCGGTTTTCTGTTAGAGCTATCTTCACTATACCAAAAAAATAAAGTAATACAGAGTAATACGAAAGTTTTAAATATTTTAGATTTATTAAGTTATATTAATTCTCATTTTATGACGGTTACATTAACTGAGTTATCTGATAAATTTCATTATTCTGCCAACTACATTTCCAGATTTATTTCCAAACAAACTGGACATGGGTTTGCGGAAACGGTAAATAAAATGAAATTAAATAAAGCAAAAGAAATGTTGGCAAATTCAGATTTTTCTACAGAGACCATTGCCGCTACCCTGGGTTATAGCGACCGACGTAGTTTTGAGCGTGCTTTTAAAAATGTTTTTCAAATTACACCAAAACAGTACCGTGATCAAATTGCTTAA
- a CDS encoding CDP-alcohol phosphatidyltransferase family protein, with translation MKLKKEDIITIPNFLSAARFLMIPIFVALYLTAENSTQIRWAGCVLILSGITDFLDGFIARTFHQISELGKAMDPIADKLTQAAVIFCFVFRYPEIIWLVILFVVKELFMGINGLILIQYGKKLGGAKWYGKLSTAVFDVVVVILLIFPDLDYRIIMGLFWTTGFFLALSFILYIPVFVKMYQEVKQEQK, from the coding sequence ATGAAGTTAAAAAAAGAAGACATTATTACAATTCCTAATTTTTTATCTGCTGCTCGGTTTTTGATGATTCCAATTTTTGTTGCATTGTATTTGACAGCAGAAAATTCTACTCAAATACGTTGGGCTGGGTGTGTACTGATTCTTTCTGGGATTACAGATTTTTTGGATGGCTTTATTGCAAGGACATTCCATCAGATTAGTGAACTGGGAAAAGCAATGGATCCAATTGCAGATAAATTGACTCAAGCTGCGGTAATCTTTTGTTTTGTGTTCCGATATCCAGAGATTATATGGCTGGTAATTTTATTCGTTGTAAAAGAATTATTTATGGGAATTAACGGATTGATTTTAATCCAGTATGGAAAAAAACTTGGCGGTGCAAAATGGTATGGTAAATTATCTACTGCGGTATTTGATGTTGTAGTTGTAATACTGTTGATTTTCCCAGATTTAGATTATCGTATTATTATGGGGCTATTTTGGACCACAGGATTTTTCTTAGCTTTATCTTTTATTTTATATATTCCGGTTTTTGTAAAAATGTACCAAGAAGTAAAACAAGAACAAAAGTAA
- a CDS encoding LL-diaminopimelate aminotransferase: protein MTQINKNYLNLKESYLFFDIAKRVKNYENEHPGKKIIRMGIGDVSLPLCPAVITEMQEAVAEMGKAETFHGYGPEQGYSFLKKPIMEYYQTFGVFLEEDEVFVSDGAKSDLGNILDLFSKENTVLIPDPVYPVYVDTNIMDGRKIIYLKADQDNHFLPMPQENIQGDIIYLCSPNNPTGAAYSKAQLKEWVDFALSHNSLILFDAAYEAFISDDSPHSIYEIEDAKQCAIEFCSFSKTAGFTGTRCGYTIVPMALHFQDVSINHLWLRRQTTKFNGVSYVVQRAAKAVFSAEGQRQTKKNIEYYKRNAKLMADTMERLNIWYTGGKNSPYVWIRCPHQMSSWEFLDYLLEKIQVVGTPGEGFGKNGAGYFRFSAFSSYEDTIEAMERFYNLFQLNELPDLTK, encoded by the coding sequence ATGACACAGATAAATAAAAATTACTTAAATTTAAAAGAGAGCTATTTATTCTTTGATATCGCAAAAAGGGTAAAGAATTATGAAAATGAACATCCAGGTAAAAAAATAATACGAATGGGAATTGGAGATGTTAGTTTGCCGCTTTGTCCAGCTGTTATTACAGAAATGCAGGAAGCGGTTGCGGAAATGGGAAAAGCGGAAACATTTCACGGCTATGGACCAGAACAGGGATATAGTTTCCTGAAAAAGCCAATTATGGAATACTATCAAACATTTGGTGTTTTTTTGGAAGAAGATGAAGTGTTTGTTTCTGATGGTGCCAAAAGTGACCTGGGAAATATATTGGACTTATTTTCAAAAGAGAATACTGTTTTAATACCGGACCCTGTTTATCCAGTATATGTGGATACCAATATTATGGATGGACGAAAGATTATCTATTTAAAAGCAGACCAGGATAATCATTTTTTGCCAATGCCTCAAGAAAATATACAAGGAGATATTATTTATTTATGTTCTCCAAATAATCCAACAGGAGCGGCTTATAGCAAAGCACAGTTAAAAGAATGGGTGGATTTTGCGTTATCCCACAATAGCTTGATTCTTTTTGACGCCGCTTATGAGGCGTTTATTTCGGACGATAGCCCCCATAGTATCTATGAAATTGAAGATGCAAAACAATGTGCTATCGAATTTTGTTCCTTTTCTAAAACCGCGGGGTTTACTGGTACCAGATGTGGATATACCATTGTCCCGATGGCTTTGCATTTTCAAGATGTTTCCATTAATCATCTTTGGTTAAGGCGCCAGACTACTAAATTTAATGGGGTGTCTTATGTGGTGCAACGGGCTGCAAAGGCTGTTTTTTCCGCAGAAGGACAAAGGCAGACAAAGAAAAATATCGAGTATTATAAACGCAATGCTAAACTTATGGCTGATACAATGGAACGTTTAAATATTTGGTATACGGGAGGAAAAAATTCTCCTTATGTATGGATTCGTTGCCCGCATCAGATGAGTTCTTGGGAATTTCTTGACTATCTTTTAGAAAAAATTCAAGTGGTTGGAACACCTGGAGAAGGTTTTGGAAAGAATGGAGCAGGGTATTTTCGTTTTTCTGCTTTTTCCAGTTATGAGGATACTATAGAAGCGATGGAACGTTTTTACAATCTTTTTCAATTAAATGAGTTGCCGGACTTAACGAAATGA
- the dapF gene encoding diaminopimelate epimerase — translation MKFTKMQGLGNDYIYFNCMEKEIGHPEELSIQLSQYHFGIGADGIVLILPSEIADFRMRMFNADGSEGKMCGNASRCIGKYVYERGLTDKTELTLETLSGVKQLQLQVQDKKVTSVSVNMGEPKVRDVNATLIIDGVEYQYTDVSVGNPHCVIFSHNIDEMDLETPGRKIEVNEKFPERTNVEFVELINRNFIKMRVWERGSGETMACGTGACASVVAAVENGFCDQDVTVLLKGGPLHISYGKDLIMTGPAAFVFDGEINEEDFS, via the coding sequence ATTTACAAAAATGCAGGGATTAGGGAATGACTATATCTATTTTAACTGTATGGAAAAGGAGATTGGACATCCTGAGGAACTCTCCATTCAATTATCCCAATACCATTTTGGTATAGGGGCAGATGGAATTGTTTTAATATTGCCTTCTGAAATTGCGGATTTTAGGATGCGTATGTTCAATGCTGATGGCAGCGAAGGAAAAATGTGCGGAAATGCAAGCCGATGCATAGGAAAATATGTATACGAACGTGGATTAACAGATAAAACCGAACTTACATTAGAAACATTAAGCGGTGTAAAACAGCTTCAGTTGCAGGTACAAGATAAGAAAGTAACTTCTGTATCCGTAAATATGGGAGAACCCAAAGTGCGGGATGTAAACGCAACATTGATTATTGATGGAGTTGAATACCAGTACACAGATGTTTCCGTGGGAAATCCTCATTGTGTTATTTTTTCCCATAATATTGACGAAATGGATCTAGAGACGCCAGGTAGAAAGATTGAAGTAAATGAAAAATTTCCAGAGCGGACCAACGTAGAATTTGTGGAATTGATAAACCGTAATTTCATAAAAATGAGAGTTTGGGAGCGGGGCAGTGGCGAAACCATGGCTTGTGGAACAGGAGCTTGTGCTAGTGTTGTCGCGGCAGTAGAAAACGGATTCTGTGACCAAGATGTAACTGTTTTATTAAAAGGTGGACCTCTCCATATTTCTTATGGTAAGGATTTAATTATGACTGGGCCAGCAGCTTTTGTATTTGACGGGGAAATCAATGAGGAGGATTTTTCATGA